From Pseudomonas sp. FP2335, the proteins below share one genomic window:
- a CDS encoding ABC transporter ATP-binding protein, whose product MTSLSLTDLTWSPAGHCHHQFHLRDASLQVGAGEFVGLIGPNGSGKTSLLRCAYRFTRPARGDVLLDHQNVWKQSAKWCAQRIAVVLQEFPDAFGLRVDEVVAMGRTPHKGLFDGDTLHDRQLVRSALESVGMLGFEDHGFATLSGGEKQRVILARALAQQPQLLILDEPTNHLDPRYQLELLRRVKRLNIGTLASIHDLNLAAAFCDRLYVINHGRIVASGTPHEVLTAELLREVFGVEALIDTHPLSGYPRITWITQP is encoded by the coding sequence ATGACTTCACTCAGCCTCACCGACCTTACCTGGTCCCCCGCAGGCCACTGCCATCACCAGTTCCACCTGCGTGACGCCAGCCTGCAGGTCGGTGCGGGGGAGTTCGTCGGCCTGATCGGCCCCAACGGCAGCGGCAAGACCAGCCTGTTGCGCTGCGCCTATCGTTTCACCAGGCCCGCACGCGGCGACGTGCTGCTCGACCACCAGAACGTGTGGAAGCAAAGCGCCAAATGGTGCGCCCAGCGCATCGCCGTGGTGCTGCAGGAGTTCCCCGACGCCTTCGGCCTGCGCGTGGATGAAGTGGTCGCCATGGGCCGCACGCCCCACAAAGGCCTGTTCGATGGCGACACGTTGCACGACCGGCAACTTGTTCGCAGCGCGCTGGAGTCAGTGGGCATGCTCGGCTTCGAAGACCACGGGTTCGCCACCCTCTCCGGCGGCGAAAAACAACGTGTGATCCTGGCCCGCGCCCTGGCCCAGCAGCCGCAACTGCTGATCCTCGACGAGCCCACCAACCACCTCGACCCACGCTATCAGCTGGAGTTGCTGCGTCGGGTCAAGCGCTTGAACATCGGCACCCTGGCGAGCATCCACGACCTCAACCTGGCCGCCGCGTTCTGTGATCGCCTGTACGTGATCAACCACGGCCGCATCGTCGCCAGCGGCACGCCCCATGAAGTGCTGACCGCCGAACTGCTGCGCGAAGTGTTCGGCGTCGAAGCACTGATCGACACCCACCCCCTGTCCGGCTACCCCCGAATCACCTGGATAACCCAACCATGA
- a CDS encoding ABC transporter substrate-binding protein, whose amino-acid sequence MILRALLAFALSLAAAPAFADATHYPVTVKSCNRDVTFQQAPKHAVSHDINMTQMMLALGLKPRMAGYSGVTGWKSVTPEMASLLDGLPELASKYPSVETLLNANVDFFFAGWDYGMRVGGDLTPSSLQPLGINVYELTESCAFVMKRPAATLDDTYNDLRNLGRIFDVQDRAHTLIAQMQAQVDEVQQDLPEDKPRVFLYDSGEDRAMTSGRLGMPQALIDAAGGRNILDDVDASWTRVNWETVVERNPQVIVIVDYSETTAAQKQQFLLDNPALQAVDAIKNQRFIVIPYVQATPGIDNVLAVETLAKGFHGE is encoded by the coding sequence ATGATCCTGCGCGCTCTCCTAGCCTTCGCCTTGTCTCTCGCGGCAGCCCCCGCGTTCGCCGACGCCACCCACTACCCGGTCACCGTGAAAAGCTGCAACCGCGACGTGACCTTCCAGCAAGCCCCCAAGCACGCCGTCAGCCATGACATCAACATGACCCAGATGATGCTCGCCCTCGGCCTCAAGCCGCGCATGGCCGGCTACAGCGGAGTGACCGGCTGGAAGTCGGTCACCCCCGAAATGGCCTCGCTCCTCGACGGCCTGCCAGAGCTGGCGAGCAAATACCCGTCGGTAGAAACCCTGCTCAACGCCAACGTGGACTTCTTCTTCGCCGGCTGGGACTACGGCATGCGCGTGGGCGGCGACCTCACGCCGAGCAGCCTGCAACCCCTGGGCATCAACGTGTACGAACTGACCGAATCCTGCGCCTTCGTGATGAAGCGCCCGGCCGCGACCCTCGACGACACCTATAACGACCTGCGCAACCTGGGCCGGATCTTCGACGTGCAGGACCGCGCCCACACCCTGATCGCGCAGATGCAGGCCCAGGTCGATGAGGTGCAACAAGACCTGCCTGAAGACAAGCCGCGGGTGTTCCTCTACGACAGCGGCGAAGACCGCGCCATGACCTCCGGGCGCCTGGGTATGCCCCAGGCGCTGATCGACGCGGCCGGCGGGCGCAACATCCTCGATGACGTCGACGCCAGCTGGACCCGCGTCAACTGGGAGACCGTGGTGGAACGCAACCCGCAGGTGATCGTGATCGTCGACTACAGCGAAACCACCGCCGCGCAGAAGCAGCAGTTCCTGCTGGACAACCCGGCGCTGCAAGCGGTGGACGCGATCAAGAACCAGCGCTTTATCGTGATCCCGTACGTGCAGGCCACGCCGGGGATCGACAACGTGCTGGCGGTGGAAACCCTGGCCAAGGGGTTCCACGGCGAATGA